The Punica granatum isolate Tunisia-2019 chromosome 4, ASM765513v2, whole genome shotgun sequence sequence GACAAAAATCAAAGATTGGAGGGTCAATGGAAGAGTAGTATAAACTTAACACGTACGATCTTGGGGCAGAGAAGAAGAGTGTTCTTGTTGTTAGGGGAGAAGGGTCATGGGGAGAATTTCTTTAGGGTTTTGGGGTGGGAGGGAAAGGAGGAGATCTCTGGGTTGGATTAAGGGCAGGGGAGAAATTCTCAGGGGAAGTCAGTCCagtccggtccggtccggtccAGTCCAGTCCAGGGGggcttttattttatttttagcaGCGCAGAAGGGAAGAGCGGaatatttctatatatatattggttggTTCAGGTTCACGTTtgtttccttaattaacatcGGCAGCTCGAGTCTAGTTAAAGGAAATTtcctgaaaaagaaaattgacaTTCAGTTATCTCTTGATTACTTCTAATTCTATACCCTCCTcataatcaatttaaaaattctaagagtgcgtttggattcaaagttaaagtaactttgattttgattttaattttgattttaattgtgaaaaatgacaaatgagatatgattataaatttgatttgagaaacgtgtgtttttattgtgtagtgtgttgagttaaagttaaaattaaaattttttacttgggaaatgtgtgtttttgttgtgtagtgtgttgagttaaagttaaaattaaaattaagtgtttggaaatccaaacagggcataataattcaaaactCTCTCTCACAATGGTGATATAAATTTTAAGgttttaggattttaaaaaGACGTTGTAttgtcctctctctctctctaaaccCTCTCTAAACAGAGCCCTCCTTCCAGCCTCCCCTATCGGCGCGTCTGGTGCCCTCTCCCTTCCTCCTCGATGCGCAGGTCCCACCCCCTCCACCGATGGTTGTATATATCCTCCATTGGAGATCTCAATGGCTTTTGCCCGACCGGCCTAGTCCGGTTCTCTTCCCCTCTCTTGATTACTTCTAATTCTATACCCTCCTcataatcaatttaaaaattctaagggtgcgtttggattcagagttaaagtaactttgattttgattttaattttgattttgattgtggaaaatgacaaatgtgatatgattataaatttgacttgagaaacgtgtgtttttattgtgtagtgtgttgagttaaagttaaagttaaaattttttacttgggaaatgtatgtttttgttgtgtagtgtgttgagttaaagttaaaattaagtgtttggaaatccaaacagggcataataattcaaaactCTCACTCACAATGGTGATATAAATTTTAAGgttttaggattttaaaaaGACGTTGTAttgtcctctctctctctctaaactCTCTCTAAACAAAGCCCTCCTTCCAGCCTCCCCTATCGGCGCGTCTGGTGCCCTCTCCCTTCCTCCTCGATGTGCAAGTCCCACCCCCTCCACCGATGGTTGTATATATCCTCCATTGGAGATCTCAATGGCTTTTGCCCGACCGGCCTAGTCCGGTTCTCTTCCCCTCTCTTTGATAACTATCTTAGGTTCAAGTTTTTTCTCCCCCTTGTCCGGTGCGCGGCCACGAACTTCACTTCTGCTCCATCCGATGAAGATCTTTGACAAATGAAACTCCACAGGACTAACGTTCGAGATAGCAGCTTAGACTTCGACTGAGATGGCGCCTCATATCCTTGAAGAGCCATACTTGATATTCTTGGATCTAATCGAATCTTCAAAGATCCAAGCTTTTCCACCAAGATTTGAGCCAGATCTTCAAGATTTAGGGTCAGTTCTCACTGAATAAACCATAATCTTTGAAGATTAGTGGAGGATCTCGCTAGATCCGCTTGTATTTTGGTCTTTACAGGTTTGGGTCAACAGCCTTTGAGCTCCTACAGCCCATTCTAGGCCGTGATATGCCGATAAACGACTACCTTCGATGAGGTTTTTCCATTCATAGCCCTCTGCTAGCTATATGTAGGGCCCGAGGTGTTTTTGTCGAAGTCTTCTCGACGATGTGGTAAGCTCGATAGAGCTGAGGTACGCTCAAGGCCCTACTGTTTAGCTCTGCTTCGAAAATTCTTCGAAGTTCTGAAGTAGATTCCTAAGGCTCGAAAAAGGATTATTGAACCCATTCCAGTCTTCACTAGGGATCCTTTTGGCCGGTAGTAGGTTTAGATCTAGGTTTTAGAGGGCTTAAATACAATATTTGTGTTGAATTCTTGGGTGATTTTTGCCTTGTATTTTCCTTGTGGTTAACCTAGGAGGTTCCATCTATTGTCCTTgttgtgtaattttttttgaacatTTTCCTTTGTACCTTTCTAACTAATGAATTAAATCCTCATTAGTaccgagcaaaaaaaaaagatgtaaaTTACCCATCCTGTGACtatccatctatatatatatatatatatctcaacCTAATGAATGGGATAGAATAGTAAAAATTTTAGTAAttcatatctatctatatctatatatacatatatgaaagTAAGGACAAGATGGCTCGGTCAGATAGCCTCGTAACATTCTAtttctgaatgaaattttctcgattttttgagttttaaaaattttaagttattttttgttataaattatCAACAAAATCTTTCGAGATTATTTCatgttataaattataatattccattttaaaaaatcaaaaatacCAAAAGATCTTTCGAATATTACTGTGATCTCCAATTGAAGGCAATCTCATCAAATTATTTTCGGTTATAAAATCTTTCGAAATTATTAcaaaatcatattatatttttttatagattcTTTTTGGTGCATTATAAATAGTACAAATTGAGACGTTCAACCAATTTAAGCGCCTTAGGTTGCTGAATTTCTGAACCTGGATTAAGGTACTCTTTGAATTTAGCACTGAAAACGTTTATTGCcgagttttattttttcttttttctggttGCTTTTGCTGGATCGATGAGATTAGGGATACAAGTTTGaacacattttttttcaaaccttttttttatttaattctaaattataattcttaaTTGTAGGTTTACATGTAttaaaatttgttatttttatttttcatgatgtcttataatttatttatgtgcTAATTTATCTATAATGATCTAACCCGGGTGTCCCTTCTTGCAGTATCCTTTTCAATCCTTAGCTGATATATAATTCTCTACTTGACAAAATGTTTCTATTGAACGATCCAATTTCTCTTTCAAATTCGTATTCATAATTACTTTTCAGATTGATAAAATTATCCGGTGCAACGCACGGGATCCATGACTAGTGTTAATGTATTATAAAGAAAttcaatcatcatcatcattattattagaGTAAATTACACtagtggtccaaaatattttacaaatatttcattatggtccaaaaaaattttttcgctacatgatggtacaaaatgtttcaaaattgtttcatgatggtacaaaccgtcaattgtttcaaaattgttttatgatggtacaaaccgtcaattttttaaaatattttttaaaaaaattaataattttttaaaaaaataattttataaaaaatttaaatttaatattaaaattatttttaatttaatattaaaattatttttagaattatttttaaaattttttaaatttttaaatttttagaattatttaaaaaatttcggccatgtcagcaaggaggtgacacgtagtagccacgtcagcgtcggcttgacggtttgtaccatcatgaaaaactttgaaatattttgtacgatcatgtagcgaaaaaaactttttggaccataatgaatcatttgtaaaatattttggactatcagtgcaatttacccttattattattgttgattTCTCGTTCTGAAAATTTTTGTACAACAACCTTGGAAGAAACAGGCTCGACAATCTAGTTCAATGTATGTGGGTATTAGGAGAATTATTAAGCACACCATATACGGAGTATAATAATGAGTGACATTTCTGATAATACCTTCTACAGATTCCCAATAAGACCACGAGGTTTCGGCCAAGACTATTCTTATTGTTGCGCATCAACTTATACCATTCAAGAAGCCCTTTAACGAGTTTCTAGCCTGCCAATTATATTGCATCTCGTGGTTAAAGCCCAACATGCAATCTCGTGGCTCAAGCCCGACAAGCTCCAAGAAAAAGGAACCGCAATTTAGGATTTCTTTCATGAAAAAACCTTTCACTTTGAATTAGCAAAAATCCTCATCATTGCATTGTCAACTCCCTGAGAGGTAGCATATTATTCATAACGACGAATCTCACACCAAtaaaatgagaagaaaaatCAACTAGTGGCTAGAAGTAGAACAAGAGATACTAAGTACCCAAAAGGggaggggaagagagagagagggagactAGTATACATTTCAAGTATCAATCCCTCATAAACATCAGTCACCAGAAGGGATGCAACttacaaaaagtaaactagAAACACACTCATCCAATGATGCATCCCTCCCAGGCAAAAAAAATCGAATTGAAAAATGAACGAACAAACATATAGACGGAAAGAATTTAAATGTGACTAATATGAACAGTGGTCATAAAATCCTTGTCGAATTGGAATTCTCCATCTCCTCAGGGGGCGGTTTTATGTACTTCCCTAGAGCTTTCTGGCGCTGCCTTCTCTTGATCCTCTCGATTTTCTCCCTACTCTGCTGTTTCCTCCTCTCCTTCTGCTTATGCCTTtggcttctctctctctctaatacTCCTTGCCAGAAGACTTCACCCGTGGAAGGCCAGAGCCACCTTCTCTTGGGGCTGTCAGAGTCGAACTCCTCGGCATAGTCTTCATCCATGCTCTTCAATGTCGCATATGAGAACCATTTGATCCACATCTGCCCTTTCCTTTTCTGTAACCTGTGTTGTTCCTGCATTAGACCGCTCTGTGGGTCCACAGAGACCATCCTCCTCGCGCTATGGTACGCCCAAACATTCACGAGCAGCTCGAGCACCCTAGAATAGCAATGCTTGTCCTGCATTTAACCAACTACCACAGTATGATTATCTTTTATATcactaaaagaaaaagatccGCCTCGCTAATATCTCTTATAGTATGATTCAACAATAACCCCACCCACCCACCCAACCCCCcacctcttcttttttttcccccctcccccctccTCGTTTTCAATAACTACTTTTGTATAACAGAACGGTACGTATTTTCATACAAATTATCATAATTCATATCATATTGGCAAAGGAGAAGATAACAAGTTAGTTTGAGACTGAAGTCAATTTACTTTGGAGAAACTCAGATAACAGTGCCCAGTCCGGTGATGCTCATTGTACATCTGCGCGTCCAGTGCATCCACAAACATCCTGCATAATCATCGTAATAGTAACTCTTTAATACAGATATGCCGTCCTATAATGACCCTTTTAGAGCCcgatatatgaaaatataatgaaaaggATAAGGGGCACAACTTGATTGTACAGAAAATCACCTCTCcttttccttattttctttgttttagAAGTAGAGAAACTTGGAAAATGCACCCCTTTTCCAAAATCAAGCATAATACCTTGAAAACATGGTGAATTCTAGGAATGACTTCGTAGGCAAAGCCCAGCTCTGCATCACAGACCACGTGCCACCATCACTGGGCATGGGAGGCAAATTGGTTAAATCATGCTTGAAGCCGTACATTCTCTTGAGAGCCTCTGAGAAGGCGAACCTTTAAAATTGAAGCAGCGTCAGGACAGAAGAtcagaatatatatgtatatttcgTGAAGAATTAAATCCATGAAAGGAATTCCATCATGATACTAACTTGCAATTTCCTGCGTTTACAGAATCACAAAAGGACCAAAACTCCTGTTGCATAGGGTTTCTCTGGTCCTTGTCCATTCGAACCCAAAAGTACAATGCATCCCCATACTTCTTTGACTGGATCGAATTCAATAATGCAGTTTCAGCAACTGTAGACAAGCTCGCCTGCATATATATCCAACCAAACCCATCATCAAGATAATACTCCTTATTGCACTGACTTCGTGGATCTTTTGAAGCACAACAATACCTTCCTTGCAGTAGCCCTCCAAGACTGGAAACCTATCCAAGCATTCTTGTGTATGCGATCGATTCTGTTGGAAATACCAAAGTAGGCACCATAATCACCTAGAACATCCCGATAGTAAGGATCATTGAGAATCAGGAGACGAGAAGGCCCATCAATATCGTCGCCCCCGGGTCTTCGACCTTTAGTCGACTGGAGATTTTGAAGTGAAACAATCAGCACTAAGTTCGAGAAAAGGATGAATAGTTTAGAAACTGAAACGTGTTTGGAAACTCACCAGCCCAATTCCACGATAAAGGGAAGTGACGTGCAGAAAAGGCCAGGTTCCTTCCCCTAAGAAAGGTTCATAGATACATAGGGGTTGACCAGTCCGTTCAAGCTCTCGTTCGTCCCTTTCTCGAAGATCACTCTTGGCCCTGTCAGCTCTTTTGGCACTCCGATAAACATCTTCCCACGTACCATGACTTTGATCTGTTCGATCCTTCAACTGCATCACAACCCAAGGAATGAAATGGATGATCTCGAATGGGAATCAAAGTAAACTGGAGAttgatatctatatatgtgtggGTGCGTGTTTTTCCTTAGGTATCCCTTACCTCGTCatcctctcttttctttctagcAGCAGCCAGCTCGGTAGATTTCTGGTCCTCCCATATGCTATACACAAATGGTTCTTCACCGGCTGTCATGCCTGAGCTCTCTCTGTGAGTTTGGTTCCACTCCACTTCAACCGTGTCAAGAAAGCTGAAGCTTCCCGACGTGCTATTCTGATATATGGGCCCTGCCCCTGTTACAAACATATCCCACATccactttttcttaaattcaGAAGGAAGATCACCGATAGACTTGGGACGTGCAACTTCAGATGGGAGCCTGAGGACAGTCTGAAGCAGCCATGCATAGCCTTCTACGGCATCTGAGACCATAAAATCTCTAGCAGTTACTTTTGCATGCAAGGCAACATCTTGAGCTAGAGACGATAATTTTCCTTTTGAGACCAACTGCTTTATGATTTGTCTCAATGCCTTAACATTGTCCTTGGGAAAGAGGAAGCCATTCACCCTGTCATCAACCTAATTGTTATCACCAACGAAGTCAGTGTGTTGTTTTAAATTCTCAAACCAGACCAGTTATAATCAGAGTAATGTAACACTGATAATGTTTCATACATATTTACTGATCATGGAGAGCTTGGGGGCTATGATCGGCTTCCCAAAGCACATGGCTTTGACCAAAATTTCAGGGAAAGACTTCTCTTCGAGAAAAGATCCATATACCACAAGATCAGCTTCACTCAAGAATCTGTCAACATTGTCATCAACAGACTTGTGCTCCACAGTTCCTCCGGGGTATTTCAAATTCTGGGCAATAGCCtgcgaaaagaaaaagaaagttcaCCAGTTCATCCATCAGACTCTTGAAATATATGCCAAGAAAACGGAAATCCTCAATAGATTTTTGCCAACTATACCTCCACGGCCACGCTGTAGTTGCTACTTGAAGTTCCACAGAAAATGAGAACTCGGAGACGAGATGTTGGATCATTATTACAGTCTAGTAGAAGTGGTTGTATAGCCTTCAGAACTAGGGCATGCTCCAACCAGAGACCCTTGTAGAAAAACCGACTTCCAACAATGGTGATCACAAAATCTTTAGATCCTAGACCGTTCTCCTCACGTGGTTTTCCTTCGTTAAGGGCCACAACAGAGTCCACTTCCAGTGCTTCAGCAGGAGATCCTGGGACCACAAAAAAGTTTCCGCTGTCGAATGTGGAGAAGACCATCTGCAGCAGTAGGTGACAAAAACAGTATTTAATTTCACATGTTTCTGACCTTCTAATGTTGGGAATAATACAAAATCTATATCCAATTAGAGCTTGTTACTGGTAGGGCATAGTTGGGGAAGACAACAGCAGTGGCCCGATTAAAGATCTTTTTCCAACTGTTTAGGAGCTCCTGCTGCCCGCTTGAATTGTATTCTCTTAAGCGGACAGCAAGAGCAGCATCATTTATGGTCCACAAGAGAGGCAAAGACTTGAATGGCTCCTGCAGGAAACTGTAGAAAGTAAAATCATTCAACTCATCAAACAAAGACAAAGAAACGTATCTGCCTCTCATTAAATTTTTGTTGATCCCATTAAGCAGGGAGGTTCGGAAGTTACATAAGAATTAGTTACAGGGCAGGCATAAAGTTACCAAGATAAGACACCCTTAGCTTGAAGAGAGTTGACTACTATGCCATCGAAGCTGCATTTGGCATGCAGATCAGTCAGACGCAGGGAAGCCGATAAAATCGATTAAATATAAGAGCATTCTTAGAATATGGGGCACAAACACAAAAGTGGGTAAGAGACTAGCAGCAAGGGGCATACTTCAGCCAATCAATGCCAATATTTTTGGTGTCAACAGACTGGATGATGGTCACCGGGACTCCCAAGTTATTCCAAACATCATATGCAGGACCACCTTTAAGGGAATAAACCTGGAAACATAGCGCTGAAGTTGAGTTTTACAACAAACACCTGGTGGAAGCATAAGAGAAATGCTTTAAGGTCATGTCACAAAAACAGAGATAGCTATGAGCCTCCCTGTAGTGACTAGCGAGACCATCTTAAAAATTACGAGCTAAAAAGAATTCTGACTTAGCACGTAGTTGTCATTTAATCCCCTTAATATTGATAAGGTAGGGGATTTGCTTACTTGTCCATATGCAACAATAGCACCAAAAATCCAATCAACATGCCATAATTGCGgatgattttatatatagaagGTTTGATGGTGTGCATAAATATGTTTGATAGATATATCAAAGTGAACGGTAGAGTAGGAGCTCCCCGacgttttataaatttttgaaatgcTAGCAAGACATTTTGGGATTGCCATTTTTACCACCGAGACCAAATTTAACGTTATTATTTCACAACTCCTTTATCATTATCCATCAAAATATGGGACGCAGAATGCTCCACCGAAAGGACATATTTTTCTCAAGCTTAACTCATTTCTACACAGAGACCTAAATTGGCAGCAGAAACAATAAAACAATGAGCTTTGTGCAAAACATATACAACAAGCTTCAAAATAGATGACTAACCTGAATTTCGTAACCTAGCTCACGTAAGGCTGTTCCAACAGTGACCATCAGTATCTGCTGCTGATCCAGCAAGAGATCGGCAAAAACCTTTTATCAAAGATAACgataaatcaaattaattcaAAGCATGTACTAAGACAATGAAATAGGCAACTTCCCTAGAGCGTACCGACATAACAACCAAACCAGGTGACACCAACCCGGATGCTACACATGGAACTACCATAGAGAAAACGCGAAACATAAGGTACATAACAATAGGCCAACCGCGGATTACAAGAACGGCAAGCCCTCAAAGCGAATCAAGTACAGACTACGCTTGGAGCGAACTAAGGCAATGAAAAATAATgggattgacccgaaaagCCGGATAAACCGCAATGCAGTTTTCAAGAATGAAGGTGTATtcatttacccaaaaataaaaaagaatgaagaggTGTATCATCAAGAATGGAGGCATATAACTGACCAATGCAAGCTGGGGTTTCCGGTAATGGAAACGACGGAGTGTCACATTGAAAGCAGAGAAACGCTTCAACTCGACAGCTTCTCTCTGGAACCTGTGCACAAGCTTTGAAGGCTCAAATCTGATGACGTCTTCCCCAAAGTCCAATCCCCCAATTTTTTCCCTCAAGAAGACCAAATCGCGGGGATTGACATTCATATCCTTGAGCCCGGGCAAGAACATGGTGAAGAGGACGACGAAGAACAAGAAGACGGCGACCGAGCATACCCACTGAAGGTAATCGAGCCTAAAGCGGGCGAATTTCGATCTGGGTCGGGACCGAGCAGTTGAAGAGACGGAAGGAGAGCGGAGAAGAGGGTCTCTCTTGACGGGAGGGATCCCAGCTTCCAGACAACCCATTGGCGTTTTCTCAGCTAGCGTTGCCGTCGTCCCATCAGATTCACTCACTTCACAGGGAGGGGGGAAGTGAGATTGAATCGAAAGGAAATAGAAACGCTTACTGGGGGAATCGCAGTGTAAGAAGCAAGAAGCGCCACAGGGATGGGAAAAGGTCGGTTCTTGAATGGGCGACTGTGTTACAGAAAAGTGATTGGGAGTTGGGAAAGAGGAGGAGATCGGAGTGAGATGCTTGTGAGCCGAGTAAAAGGTTGACGGACGGACGGACGGACGGACTgagggggaagagagagagcgagTTTTGTGGGCGATgggagagttgagttgagctGAGCGGAGCTGACTCGACGCGACTCTTTAATAGTCAGGAAATTGTCAAAcagaagtaaaaaataataataataataataataataatcggTTAGAAATGGACAGATATATGTGCATAGATATTCCATCGAGAATTTCCTCTattgttcttcttctctttctttttttctttttcttgaatttaCTGCAAacgcattttatttatttatttattagggTGCAATCCGCGCAATGCCGTGtcttaaaagaatttttcattaatatttGGTTTATCAAATTAGTTTATATAATGATCAATACATAGCAAAGCTGAAAccaataataaaattacacaTGTATAAACATTatccaaatttttaaaaatatcatgCTAATTAATATGCCATATGATATAAAATTTAACATTTTCCTTCAATAAtcctaaataaaattttcattattacTAAATAGaaaatcacaatcacaatatAATAGGTCATAATTGACATTGCCAATTTGACTTAGACGAACTATACTTATAGTGTATGAGTCcgaaattcattaaaattatCTCATGGTCACGACAAAATCAATGTCAGGTGAGGGTCCGAACTATACTTATTGGTTTCCATCCACGGTCTCGTTGGATTTAAAAAGGAGTGATGTTTTatttgtaaaagaaaaaaaatgaagaataaaaggaaaaagagattATGGATAATGTAAAATtgggaaaacaaataaaaaggaaaCTAAGTTGAGCTACCAAGAATCGAACCCGTGAGCAAGGGTTCTCCAGGAGGGGAGGAAAATATGATGAGCCCCAAGTGCAAGTAAATCAGAAACTTCCAGTGTATGGAAAAATGTCTCACTCGCCATCATATTTCTTATTGGGACCtgttattataataataataataataataataagaacaACAACAATGATAATGATAAATATAATAGATTTCACCCCAAGTTTTCTTCATATTGTAATATCCGATATCTATTGTTTCTATACAGAGAAAACGAAATTGGAAAATGGGTACCCATAAATAAGTTTGTCTTTCCTAAccccctaaaaaaaaaaaggaaagtatTGTTTTTTAGTGGGTTGACCTGGCTCGACTAGATTAGTTAGGACCTAATTTGACTTTTGGATATTATGATtcacactaaaaaaaaaaagtcctactgaatgaaaaaaaaaatgtattagCAATGGAGTGAGTAGCTCTATGTCAGCAGGCATTAACAATTACTACTATGCGACACCCACACGATGCCGCGGTCGGGAAAAAGTTTTCtttgatattttgatttatcatagtaattttatatatatatagttcttACTGGTTATTTAAATAAGTGTAatcttgtatatatatttttattaattacttaaGTGAAAAGATGATGAACTCTTGATTCATTGTGAATgattcatatttttaaaaatttgtactaattaatatttcataggTATTAAAGAAAACATTTTTGCggctaattttaatttattttttaaatatttgtaattagaaaattatgatTACAATATAACAGTGATTGCTAACTTTAAATAGACAAATTTTACTTATAGTATTTgttcaaaattcacaaaaatCATTTCGTGGTCATAGCCAAATTCCATAAGcgataattaattttagtCAACAAGCTTATGCAGCCTTGTGTTTCAccgtaaataataatatttctaatgttacaaataaaaagagattACTTATGATGATAAATTGAAGTACACATCTTACCAATATGGGTCGGCTTGGTTTAGGAGAACTTTTTAGATACCCTGTAATACACACCATAAAAATAACATGTGCGCTTCaactaattaagaaattatattaattaaggtCTTAGGTGCGGGTCTTATGATGAGgaaaaaacaataattaagagaaacttATCCCCTAGTCAGGTTGCTTGCATAGTATTGGACTTTAGGATACTGTGCAAGTAAAATAATATGTATGTgtactttaattaattaagaaattggaaaatattgaaattttaaaatatatatatatatatatatatatattgtggtTGTCCTGCAAGTAAGGGAACAGACCCTACTCACCCTATAAGAAGGATGGACctgttttaattttctttattagtGGTTAGAACCCCTCACAATGCTGCaagagaaaattttcataataatcatatcatatcataatttatgaatcttttaaaacttttgtgtttaaatttttttgccaACACTTCAACTGATTTTTTAATGGACATATTGACTCTCAAAAATCATGTGGAATACATTTTTACTCTATTGCtatcttttataaatttatctaGTTTATTTATGTTACAAAAGATGCACTTTTACTcttctaataataatattttacaaagtaaaattgaggactaatttcaaaaaaaaaagttacttTGTTGTCCTTTCACGACTTTTTCTTGAAAGCCtgcaaaatgcataaaaataagaaaaataaaaacaatgcaaataatta is a genomic window containing:
- the LOC116204888 gene encoding uncharacterized protein LOC116204888 isoform X1, with protein sequence MGCLEAGIPPVKRDPLLRSPSVSSTARSRPRSKFARFRLDYLQWVCSVAVFLFFVVLFTMFLPGLKDMNVNPRDLVFLREKIGGLDFGEDVIRFEPSKLVHRFQREAVELKRFSAFNVTLRRFHYRKPQLALVFADLLLDQQQILMVTVGTALRELGYEIQVYSLKGGPAYDVWNNLGVPVTIIQSVDTKNIGIDWLNFDGIVVNSLQAKGVLSCFLQEPFKSLPLLWTINDAALAVRLREYNSSGQQELLNSWKKIFNRATAVVFPNYALPMVFSTFDSGNFFVVPGSPAEALEVDSVVALNEGKPREENGLGSKDFVITIVGSRFFYKGLWLEHALVLKAIQPLLLDCNNDPTSRLRVLIFCGTSSSNYSVAVEAIAQNLKYPGGTVEHKSVDDNVDRFLSEADLVVYGSFLEEKSFPEILVKAMCFGKPIIAPKLSMISKYVDDRVNGFLFPKDNVKALRQIIKQLVSKGKLSSLAQDVALHAKVTARDFMVSDAVEGYAWLLQTVLRLPSEVARPKSIGDLPSEFKKKWMWDMFVTGAGPIYQNSTSGSFSFLDTVEVEWNQTHRESSGMTAGEEPFVYSIWEDQKSTELAAARKKREDDELKDRTDQSHGTWEDVYRSAKRADRAKSDLRERDERELERTGQPLCIYEPFLGEGTWPFLHVTSLYRGIGLSTKGRRPGGDDIDGPSRLLILNDPYYRDVLGDYGAYFGISNRIDRIHKNAWIGFQSWRATARKASLSTVAETALLNSIQSKKYGDALYFWVRMDKDQRNPMQQEFWSFCDSVNAGNCKFAFSEALKRMYGFKHDLTNLPPMPSDGGTWSVMQSWALPTKSFLEFTMFSRMFVDALDAQMYNEHHRTGHCYLSFSKDKHCYSRVLELLVNVWAYHSARRMVSVDPQSGLMQEQHRLQKRKGQMWIKWFSYATLKSMDEDYAEEFDSDSPKRRWLWPSTGEVFWQGVLERERSQRHKQKERRKQQSREKIERIKRRQRQKALGKYIKPPPEEMENSNSTRIL
- the LOC116204888 gene encoding uncharacterized protein LOC116204888 isoform X2, which produces MGCLEAGIPPVKRDPLLRSPSVSSTARSRPRSKFARFRLDYLQWVCSVAVFLFFVVLFTMFLPGLKDMNVNPRDLVFLREKIGGLDFGEDVIRFEPSKLVHRFQREAVELKRFSAFNVTLRRFHYRKPQLALVFADLLLDQQQILMVTVGTALRELGYEIQVYSLKGGPAYDVWNNLGVPVTIIQSVDTKNIGIDWLNFDGIVVNSLQAKGVLSCFLQEPFKSLPLLWTINDAALAVRLREYNSSGQQELLNSWKKIFNRATAVVFPNYALPMVFSTFDSGNFFVVPGSPAEALEVDSVVALNEGKPREENGLGSKDFVITIVGSRFFYKGLWLEHALVLKAIQPLLLDCNNDPTSRLRVLIFCGTSSSNYSVAVEAIAQNLKYPGGTVEHKSVDDNVDRFLSEADLVVYGSFLEEKSFPEILVKAMCFGKPIIAPKLSMISKYVDDRVNGFLFPKDNVKALRQIIKQLVSKGKLSSLAQDVALHAKVTARDFMVSDAVEGYAWLLQTVLRLPSEVARPKSIGDLPSEFKKKWMWDMFVTGAGPIYQNSTSGSFSFLDTVEVEWNQTHRESSGMTAGEEPFVYSIWEDQKSTELAAARKKREDDELKDRTDQSHGTWEDVYRSAKRADRAKSDLRERDERELERTGQPLCIYEPFLGEGTWPFLHVTSLYRGIGLSTKGRRPGGDDIDGPSRLLILNDPYYRDVLGDYGAYFGISNRIDRIHKNAWIGFQSWRATARKASLSTVAETALLNSIQSKKYGDALYFWVRMDKDQRNPMQQEFWSFCDSVNAGNCKFAFSEALKRMYGFKHDLTNLPPMPSDGGTWSVMQSWALPTKSFLEFTMFSRMFVDALDAQMYNEHHRTGHCYLSFSKLVKCRTSIAILGCSSCS